A stretch of DNA from Catenulispora acidiphila DSM 44928:
CCCCTCGACGACGACGTCGGCGTGCGCCACGCAGTTCGCCCAGTCCTTGGTGGCGGTGACGTCGAACAGCCGGGTCAGGCCGACGGCTATCTGCCGCAGCACGTCCTCGGCCTTCACCTGCACGCGCGTGGACTCCGGCGGCAGCTGCTCGCCGTCCTCGTCCTTGGGCTGGTAGGTGCGGCTCAGTCCGGTGAGCAGCGGCTGCTTCTGGACGTCGTGGTGGGCCTGGGTGAGGTCGGCGTAGGACTTGCTCTTGACGCCTTTCTCGATGGCGATGATCTGGCTGAGCTTCGTGGCCATGATGGTTCCCCCCATGCGCTAGGGCATGTCGTGAGTCTGATTTGTTCGATGCAGAGCCTATGGACAGGTGCCGACAGTCCGTACGCCGGGTCGGCGGGGTCCGTGGCGTGCACATGATGATGGCAGAGCGGACCGCGACGGTTGTAGGCAATTTCGCCGTCGCGGGACGGGGTTCGGGGTGCTGGCTGTTCCCTGGCTCATTGATTGACTGACTGAGTCAGTCACCTTATGCTGCGGGGCGATGGGGGTTCAGGGTTCTCCAACGGAGGGGGTCCGTCGGTATGGACGGAAGCACGGAAGAGATACAGAGTCCTGTTATGGCTGGCGCAGCCGCAGCCGCAGGCGGTACCGGCGAGCGACGCGTCGCGTGGCGGCCGATCGCGCTGGTGGCTGCCGCCGCCGGAGCCGTGCACCTGACGGTCGCGACGCGCTATGGCTGGCACCACGACGAGTTCTACTACGTCATCTGCGGCCGGCATCCCGCGTTCGGCTACGTCGACCAGCCACCGGCGGCACCGCTGCTGGCACGCTTCGCGGACGCGGCGGGCGGGCTGTTCGGCGTACGGCTGCTGGCGATCCTGGCGCAGCTGGGCTGCATCGTGCTGACCGGCGTACTGGCGGCGCAGTTCGGCGGGCGGCGCGCGGCGCAGACGCTGGCGGCGGCTGCGGTGGCGGCGTCGCCGGTGTTCGTGGCGTCGTCGATGCTGTTTGGGACGACGGTGCTCGATCAGGTGGCGTGGGCGGGGCTGTTCGTGCTGGTCACCGGCGCACTGCGGGAGAACCGGCTGCTGTGGTGGACGGGCGCGGGCGCCGTGGCAGGACTCGGATTCGAGGGCAAGAACACCATCGCGGTACTGGCGCTGGGCATCGCGGTGGGCGTGGTCATGTACAGGCGGGATGTGCTGCGCACGCCGGGCCCGTGGGTCGCACTGGCGCTGGCGGCGCTGCTGGCGGCACCGAACGTGGTCTGGGACGCACTGCACGGCTGGCCGAACCTGCGGATGGACCACGTGCTGTCGCAGCAGCAGGGCGGCCCGCTGGCGTCACTGGCAAAGTCCCCGGAACTACCGCTGCTACTAGCCGGACCGCCGCTGATCGCCCTGTGGTGGACCGGCCTACGCTGGCTGCGCTCGCCAGAGGGCCGCACCCACCGCTGGCTCCTGCCGGCCACGGCGGTGGTGACGGCGGTCTTCATCGCCGGCGGCGGCAAGACCTACTACCCGGCGCCCCTACTGATCCCCCTGTTCGCCGCCGGCGCAGCCGCTGCTCCGATCGAGTGGTATCCCCGGCGAGCCCTTCATTCGGCGGTTGACGAAGCGGGACAATCTACACGAGGGTGGGTGTCCCCCGGATTGGGGCGGGGTGTACCAGAGACCGATACCGCGCCAGGTCGCCCTGGACCAGCCGCCGCCCGGCGTCGGTGGCGGCAACGGATCGCCCCCGGCGCGTCCCAGGGCGCGTCAGGGCTCCGCGCAATAGCTTCAGCATCGTCTGTCAGGGCGGTCGCGATATCAGCCCTGTTCGCCGCCATCATCGGCCTCCCCTTCCTCCCCCCGGCGGCCGCCACCGCGCTCCGGCCGGTGAACCCCGAGCTGATGCAGACCTACGGCTGGCCGCAGTTCACGCGCGAGGTCGCCGCAGCCGCCGCGACACAGCCGGCAGGCGTGCCGATCTTCGCGAGCGACTTCGGCGAGGCGGGCGCGCTGACCATCCTCGGACCCGCAGCCGGACTGCGCCGACCGGTCTACAGCGGCCACGACAGCTACGTCTACTGGCCCCCGCCAGCCGGCACACCGGACACGGTGCTGTGCGTCGGCAAGTTTCAGCCCGCATACCTGGAGCGCTTCTGGGCGCAGGTCACGGAAATCGCGCCGATCACGCTGCCGAGCGGACTGAAGAACGCCGAGACGGAGCAGCACGCAGCGATCTACCTGTGCCGCCAGCCACGCGGAACGTGGGAGCAGATGTGGCCCGCGATGTGGCATGTGGACTGAGGGTTGAGTGGCGCCCGGCCGCCAATCCCGGTGCGGTTGGTTAGTGGATTTAGAAGCTTCTTTTACGGCTTCGCGCGGGTGTTGATGGCCTCGCAGGGAACGCAGTTCGGTGGTGGGTAGCTGGGTGGCGTTGGCGGCCGGCGGTGGTGGAGCGCCACGACCACGCGTAGGTCCGAGTCACTGCGCATGCGTTGGGGCTGGCGGGTGGCGGCCGCGTCTGAGGGGCACCAGAAGTCAACGTCAAGAACACGCCTGAAGCAGTCGGGCGTTGGCGGCAAAATGCGAGGCGTGGGAGGCGTGGCTGTTGGTAGGGTCCGGGCCGTGGAGTGATCTCTCGAGGTGTGGTGGCCCGGTGGCTGCTGCGCGATGTGTCAGAACTGACCCCGACCGCGGCGTCCCGTTGCGTTGATGCGGGCGCTTCTTCCTGGAGAGATCTCGATGCCTGAGCCTGTGTCTACTTCTCGTGTCTCCGCCGCTTCCGGACGGTTGCTGGTGGACTGGTCGACCTATCCGCCGGTCGGCCATGTGATTGAGGGGATGCAGATTGCCGGTGCGTATGCTGCCGCCAATCCGGGACTTTCGGTCTCGCTTGCCTTGCCCTATCGCTCGCCTCTGGAGCTGGCAGAGTGCTGCGATTTCCTCGACGGCGTGTATCCGGTGGCGTTCGATCCGATCGGGACGGAGTTCCCGACCGATCCCTATGCGGAGGTGCCGCGCGATTTCGAGTGGACGTTTCGCTGCCATCGGCGGGATGACCCGGTCGAGCGCGGGAAGTTCCCGCTCCTCGCCCGATTGTCCGACGCCGCTGCCGCGCACTTCGCGGTCCCCGGCGACGCCCCCGGTCTCCCCTACCGACGTGAGCAGAACCTGCGGCTGCGGCTCCCGGCGCAGGCGCGGCAGGAGGCCGACCGCATCCTTTCGCCGCATGTGGGCTCCGGTCCGGTGCTTGCCGTGCTGCCCAGCGGGGGTGGAGAGCGGGCCGGCTACCCGTCCACCGGATCGTGGCTCCTGATGCTCCGTGAGCTGCGCGCGGCGTGGCCGGACGCCACCATCGTCCTGCTAGGCAAGACCGCCGGGGCGCACGGGCGCCGCTCCAGCGCGATGCCGCAGAAGGATGCCGCCGAATTGATGGCTGCCGTCGATGCGGTCGACGGCTACGACCTCCCGCTCCTGGTGCAGCTGGCGCTGATCCAACGTGCCTCGCTGCTGTTCTCCCCGCATTCAGGATTCTCCTTCGCCGCGCTCACGGTCGGCACGCCCTGGCTGACGCTCTCCGGAGGGGCGTGGTTCGAGTACTTCCACAACGGAGTGCCCTTCCACTCGCTCCTGCCGGATACCGCGCGCTTCCCGGCCTTCGGCGGTGTCGCACATCGGACGAATGACAGCGACGGCAGCGGCGTGCGCGAGGCGTCGATGACCCGCGAGCGGATCGAGGAGACCATCCCCGAGCTGTTGGAAGCAGCCAGTGACCTCATCGCAGGCCGCCGGGACTACGAGCAGTGCCTCGCCGCCTACTTCCCACGCCTGCTTTCGGCATTGGGCGGCGACAAGACGGCGATGGCCTCCTGGGACCGAGTCCACGAGCGCTTCATCGAGGCCTGAGACACGGGCCTGATACGCCAGCCTGTAGATCGGCCGACCATGAACTCCACGCGAACCGAGGAGCTCGGCGGCGCGGGCATCGGTGTCGTAGGCGCCGTCTAAGGTCGGTCGCATGGAGATCGTCCACGAGGTCGCAATCGTTGTTCTCACTGACCCAGCCGGGCGGGTGTTGATGCAGCATCGCGGTCACGATGCGGACGTGGAACCGGACCGGTGGACGCCTCCGGGTGGACACCTGGAGCCTGGGGAGGATGCGATGACCGCCGCCTGCCGCGAGCTGCTTGAGGAGACCGGGCTGACGGCTGTTCTGCAGCCCGGTCGGGTGGTGGAGCGAGTCGATGCGGCCGGGGCTGGAGTGCGCTTCCATGTGTTCACCGGCCGCACCGACGCCCGCCAGGAAGACGTGATCTTGGGTGAGGGACAGGCGATGCGGTTCCTCACCCTCGACGAGATCGCCATAAAGGAACTGGTCAGCAATGCTGATCTGTTTTTGAGCCTGGTTTAGTCAGAGCCTGGCCGGGGGCGCGCTGCCGGTCAGGCCGGTCGTCCCGTCCGCCGCGCCGTGTAGACGACTGTCAGCCGGGGGTCGTCGACGGTGCCACCGAGGTCGTCGATGATCCCGCTCATTCGGGTCAGGAACTCTGTGCGGGCCGGTGGGGGCAGCTCGGCGATGTTCGGGAACGTGGACCACAGGTCGCGAGCGGTTTCGGGGGTCAGCGGCTGGTTCCATTCGCTGATCTCGATCGCGACGTCCGTGAAGAAGTCGCCGGCGGTCAGCTGCTTGCGCCAGCGGTCGGCGTCGAGGGCGTAGGAGCGGCTCTCGCGGTAGCTCGTCTCGATGGAGAGCAGGTCGTGGTAGACGGCGTCGAGACGGTCGCGGAAGACGGTCGGGCGGTTGACGTCGCCGAAATCGTTCCACCACGCGGCGAGCCAGCCGTCGGGGCGGACCAGGGTGGCGATGCGCTGGGTGGAGGTGGCCGGGTCGAGCCAGTGCAGGGCGGATGCCGCCACTGCCAGGTCGAATCCCGGTGACAGGTCGGCGGTCTCGAAGTCGGAGACGGTGATGTGCAGCCGGTCGCAGGCGTGGTCGGCGGCGAGGAGTGCGGCGAGGCTTTCGCCGGGCTCGACGGCGACGACATGAGCGCCGGCAGCGAGCAACGGGCCTGTCGCCAAGCCGGAACCCGCGCCGATCTCGAGGACGCGCACCCCCGGCTTCAGCCCGCAGCGCTCGGCCAACAGATCAAAGACAATATTCGGATACGGCGGGCGCCCGCGTCGATAGGTGGTCGCGTCGGCGTTGAACGACATCCGGCGGGTCGCGCGGAGTGAGTCAGGGTCGGGCTCATGCTTGTTCACTCCGGCACTGTGCCAGGCGAAGCACGGTGGTGAGAAACGAGTTTGGCGGGCGCCGCGAAGCACGAAGCACGAAAGCGCGCGAAAGCACTAAGCACCCGCCAACCCGACAGCGCGAACCCCTACTCCCCCGTCTTCATCGCACTCAACACCGCCGACACCTGCGCCACGATCCCGGCCAGCGTCCCCGCGTCCGACCCGCCGACCGTCACCGCCTTGTACTCCGACGGCGTCGGCATGGCCTCCACGATCTGCGGCAGCCGCCCGATCAGCTCCGCCTGCAACGCCGCCGCGGAGCGCGCGTTCGCGATCTCCGCCCGTACCCGCTCGCGCTCCAGCTCCATCAATTGCTTGTCATGATCCGCAGCATGACGCGCGCGGGCCGCAGCGAGCTCAGCCTCCAGTCGCAGCCTGCTGAGTTCCTGCTCCTCCTCCAAGCGCAGGCGCGCCATCACGCTCTCCTGCTCATGCCGTTCACGCTCCAACGCCAGCGTGCGCAACCGAGTCCGGTGCGCCTCCTCCGCCGCCTTGCGGGCATTGCCCTGCGACTGCTCGTCGCGCCGTGACTGCTCGCTGGCGTCGCGGTCGAACTCGCGCGCGCCGTTCAGGGCGCGGAGCTCGGACAGTTCGCGTTCGTCGGACAGCCGACGGGTTTCCTGCTTCCGTGCCTCGGCCATGCGGCTGTCGGTGATGACGCTGTCCGCGGCCAGCTCCGCCAAGGCCGCCAGGCGCCCCTGCTCGGAACGGAACGGCTTTTGCAGGTTTTCCCACAGGGTTTTGGAGCTGACCACCGCTTCCTTGATCTGGACGGTGACGATCCGCAACCCCAGCCCGTCCTCGGCCTCACCGGCGCCCTCGGCGACGCCGCGCAGGCGCGCGGTCAGCTCCTCGATGATCGGCTGCCGGTCGGAGAGAACCTCGTGCACGCTCATGGTGGCGACCTTGTCCTTGATCGCCGCCTCAGCCTGCTCCCGCAGTTGGGTGTTCACCAGCCGCATCGGGTCCACCGGGTCGGAGAAATCCAGTTTGCGGTATGCGGTGCCGAAGTCCTCGATGATCCATTGCACGTAAGCCTGGACGAGGATGCCCTGAAGCTCGCTGCATATGCAGAACGCGTTCATGAGGATGGTTTGCATCGCGCCGGGGACGACCAGGAAGGAGTCGGTCGCCGGGCGGTAGCGGAAGGAGACGCCCAGTCCGATGTGCCGGGGCTGGGTCTCGCCGCGGCGGGTGTGGACCACGAAGGCGTTCGGCGGGACCAGAACCGTCTTCCAGCGTCCGACGCCGGTGATGCGCACCTCCACACCGTTGGTCCCGGGCGGTTCGACGCCGCGGCCGGCGTCGGTCTCGGCGGCGAAACGCTGCAGGCGGGCGGCGCGACCGCGCCCCGGACCGCCTGAAGCCGAAGGAGCCGTGGAAGCCGCCGGAGCCGCGGGCGCGGGCATTCCCGGCGAAGGCATCGACGGCGCCGGCGGCTTCGCCAACGCCGGAACCTGCGCCGCCGAGCGCTCCGCGCGCTGGCCGGCGGCGGCGTACCCCTTGGAGCGCAGGTCGGATTCCAGACGTTCTTGGTTGGCCAAGACATCGTCGAGATAAGTGTTGCGGCCTTGGTCCGCCACGATGTCGCCCCCTGAATAGTCGCGATGGTGACGGAACCGTAGCAGGGCACGACGACAGTCGGAGCCCGATCCGCGGACAGGGCCAAAGAGCCGGAAGTGGCCCTTGGAGCCGACACCGGCGGCCGTTTACGATCATCGGGCATGGAAACCCTCGACAATCCCCTGTGGGGCGACGACTGGACCGAGGTCCGTGCCCTGTTCGACACCCTCCAGCCCGGCCACGCGTATCTGAACCACGGCGGCTTCGGCAACTCCCCCCGCACCGTGCTGCTGGGCCAACAGCAGTGGCGGGCCCGGATGGACGCCAACGCCACCCGGTTCTTCCGCCGGGAGCTGGCGCCGGGGATGGCCACGGCGAGCCGCGCCGTCGCGGAGTTCCTCGGCGCCCCGGCCGGCGACTCGGTCGCGCTGGTCACCAACGTCACCGCCGCCACCTCGATCGCGGTCGGCTCGGTGCCGCTGGCCGCCGGGGACGAGTTCCTGGTCACCGACCACGGCTATCCGACCTCGAACCGGGCCGTCGAGCGCCGGGCCCGGGACACCGGGGCGAGCGTGGTGACCGCGCGGATACCGCTGGAGGCGGACGCCGCCGAGATCGCCGAGACGGTGCTGGCGGCCGTGACGCCCCGGACGAAGGTCGCCCTGATCGACCACGTCACCTCCTCCACCGCGCGCCGTTTCCCGGTCGAGGAGCTGGTGCCGGCGTTGCAGGAGCGCGGCGTGATCGTCATCGTCGACGCCGCGCACGCCCCCGGCATGGTCCCGATCGATCTGGCCACGCTGAACCCGGACTTCTGGGGCGGCAACCTGCACAAGTGGGGATACGTGCCGCGCTCGGCGGGGGCGTTCTGGGCCGCGCCGAAGTGGCGTCCGGTGCTGCGCAACCCGATCGTGTCCTGGGGCGAGGACGACGAGTTCCCGGTGAACCTGCAGGAGATCGGGACCAACGACCCCACCTCGCGGCTGAGCGCGCCGCACGGCATTTCCTTCCTGCGTGCGCTGGGCCCGCAGCGCGTTCGGGAGCACAACGTGAAGCTCGCCGAGTACGGACAGGCGGCGCTGGCCTCGGCGCTGGACGTCGATCCGGCCACGCTGCCGGGCGACCCCGGGGTCTCGATGCGCCTCGTGCCGCTGCCGGTGCCCTACGACGATCCGCGCGACCTGCAAGCCGAGATCTCCGACCGGCTCGGCGTCGAGGTGTCGGTGCCGAAGTGGAACGGGCTGACGCTGCTGCGGGTGAGCGCGAACGTCTACAACGCCCCGGCGGAGTACGACAGGCTGGCGGCGGGAATCAGGGCTCTTCTGTAGGACTGAAACGTTCCGCTGCGCGCCGTCCTCGGCGATGCTGGAAGCGTGCATGTTCGACGAGAGCAAGGGCAGGGCTTCGGCTGGCGGATCGCGCTGGGCGACCGGCAGACGATGACGATGGCGCTGTGGCTGCGCGACGCCTCCGGCATGACGCCGGACCTGGACCCGGCGATCCCGCCCCTGGATCCGCCGGTGCCGGTGGACGAGGCGCTGGCCGCGCTGGCCGGACCGCGCGCCACGGCGCAGTGGACCGGCTTGTGGCTCGGGCTGTGGGAGGGCCGCCTGGAGGACTGGTTCACGCTGGAGACCCTCGGCCCTCCCGGCTTCGAGCTGCTGACCCGCTCCCCGGAGCTGAAGGCGGTGGTCGAGGCGGGCTTCCAGCACGCGGTGAGTTGGTCGACCAAGAACCGTCCGCTGGCGCCGTCGAGCCCCGCCCCGCCCGCGGCTTCCACCTCCCGGGAGGCGGCGACGGTGGTGAAGCAGCTGGAGGGCGAGCTCGGGCGCCGGGCGAGGGACTTCGACCTCGACATCACGGTGCTGCCGGTGGCCGGGCGGGTCTTCTGGCAGCCGACGGACGGCACGTTGATCGTGAGCGAGAACCTGGTGCGCGATCCGCGGGCTTACAGGGCCCTGCTTTACGACGTGCTGGCGCCGCTGGTTTAGCTTGGTTTAGCTGGTTTAGCCGACCTTCGTGCACTGCCGCGTCGACGCGGACACGGGTCGGTCATGCGCGACGGGCTCGGGCCGCGAGCTACGGGCGGGTTTCCGGCAATGACTGCGAACTATTCTGGGACCTGAAGGCGAACAACGGCGGGGCTGACTAAAGAAAGCTGCGGCGGCAGCGCGCGGCGAACTTCGGCCATAGCCGAAGCACCGTATGACAGCACGGTCTGTCTGACCGTCCGTCGTGGCGCCGGCGGCTACTGTAAGAATCATGACCGCCCCCGCCAAGCGTCCGGGTCGCCGGCCCGGTTCGGCTGACACCCGCGGCGAGATCCTGGACGCGGCGCGCGCCGAGTTCGCCTCGCGCGGGTACGAGAAGGCGACGGTGCGGGGGATCGCGCGTGCGGCCGGGGTGGATTCGGCGCTGGTGCACCACTACTTCGGGTCGAAGGACCGGGTGTTCCTGGCGGCGCTGGAGTTCCCGGTGGATCCGGCGGCGGTGCTGGAGCAGGTGGCCGGGGATCCGGCGGGGATCGGCGAGCGGCTCGCGCGGCTCGTGGTCGGGTTGTGGGACGTGCCGCAGGCGCGGGAGCGGTTGCTGGCGGTGGTGCGGACGGTCGCCTCGAACGAGGAGATGGCGGTGCTGCTGCGGGGGTTCGCCCGGCCGCAGCTGATCGTGCCGTTGGCGGCGCGGATCGGCGGGCCGGATGCCGAGGCGCGGGTGGAGATGGCGATGGCGCAGATCATCGGGCTGGCGATGGCACGCTATGTGATCGGGGTGGAGCCGGTGGCTTCGCTGGGTTCTGAGGAACTGATCGCGCTGCTGGCTCCGGCTTTGCAGCGGCTCCTGGTCGGCGAATGAGACCGGCGGCTGAAACCGGCGGCTGAGAGCTGAGAAGCTGAAGGCCGAACACGACTTGAAAAACACGGCGACGCGGTCCCGGACCTGAAAACAGGTCCGCACCGCGCCGCCGTTCCGGGTCGGGTTCGTGCTCCGCCGGCTACCCCTTGACCGGCTCGCTCCCCCGCCGCGGCAGCAGCGCCGCCACGACACCGGCCGCGGCCACCACGATCGCCGCGCCGACCATCGCCCCGCTGTAGCCGGCGGCCGTGGCCTCCTTGAGGCTGCCGCCGTGGTGGGCGGCGATGTGCGCGGAGATCGTGGACAGCGCGGCCAGGCCGATCGCGCCGCCGACCTGCCGGGAGGTGTTGATCAGTCCAGAGGCCAGACCCGCCTCGTGCCGCGGCATGCCCGCGGTGCCGGCGACCGCCAGCGGCGTCATGGCCAGGCCCATGCCGAAGGTCAGCAGCATCAGCGGGCCGAGCACGTCGGCGGTGTAGGAGCCGCCGGCCGGGAAGCGCGAGAGCCAGGCCAGGCCGACCGCCGCGACCAGCGGGCCGGCCAGCAGCAGCGGCCGCGGGCCGATCTTCGCCAGCGCGCGGGTGGCCAGCATCGTGCCCAGCACGATCATCGCCGAGCCCGGGACGAAGGCGAAGCCCGCCTGCAGCGCGTCGAAGCCGAGCACCTGCTGCAGGTAGAGGCTGACGTAGAACCACATGGCGAACATGCCCGCGCCGATCAGCAGCGCGGCGACGTCGGCCACGGCCAGCGAGCGGTTGCGGAACACGCGCAGTGGCACCAGGGCGTGCTTGCTGCGCGCCTCCAGCAGGACGAACAGCGCCAGCAGCACGGCACCGGCGACCATCGGCGCGAGCACCGCGCCGGAGCCCCAACTGTGCGTGTCGGTGGTGACGACGCCGTACACGATCCCGGTCAGACCGAGCGTGACGGTGATCGCGCCGGGCAGGTCCAGGGTCCGCAGCGTGGCGCCGCGGCCGCGGGTGCGGGCGATCAGCGGCACGGCCGCCAGGATCAGCGCCACGCCGATCGGCACGTTGACGAACAGCACCCAGCGCCAGCTCACCCACTGCGTGAGCATCCCGCCGACGACCGCGCCCATCGCGCCGCCGGCCGCCATCGTCGCACTCCAGGCGCCGAGGGCCTTGGTGCGCTCGCGCGGGTCGGTGAAGGTGGTCATGATCAGCGTCATGGTCGCCGGTGCCAGCACCGCGCCGGCCAGGCCCTGCACCGAGCGGGCGGCGATGAGCAGACCGCCGGTGTCGGCCATGCCGCCGGCCAGGCTTGCGGCAGTGAAGCCGACCAGTCCGGTGAGGAACACCGGCTTGGCGCCGAACAGGTCGGCGGCGCGTCCGCCGAACAGCAGGAGCCCGGCGAAGCCGAGCGCGTAGGCGTTCACGACCCACTGCACGCCGGTCGGCGACAGGTCGAGCGCACCGCGCATGGCCGGCAGCGCGACGTTCACGATGCTGACGTCCAGCACCACCATGAACTGTGCGACACAGGCGATGACCAGCAGCGCGGTCTTGTTGCC
This window harbors:
- a CDS encoding TetR/AcrR family transcriptional regulator — its product is MTAPAKRPGRRPGSADTRGEILDAARAEFASRGYEKATVRGIARAAGVDSALVHHYFGSKDRVFLAALEFPVDPAAVLEQVAGDPAGIGERLARLVVGLWDVPQARERLLAVVRTVASNEEMAVLLRGFARPQLIVPLAARIGGPDAEARVEMAMAQIIGLAMARYVIGVEPVASLGSEELIALLAPALQRLLVGE
- a CDS encoding glycosyltransferase family 39 protein, with amino-acid sequence MAGAAAAAGGTGERRVAWRPIALVAAAAGAVHLTVATRYGWHHDEFYYVICGRHPAFGYVDQPPAAPLLARFADAAGGLFGVRLLAILAQLGCIVLTGVLAAQFGGRRAAQTLAAAAVAASPVFVASSMLFGTTVLDQVAWAGLFVLVTGALRENRLLWWTGAGAVAGLGFEGKNTIAVLALGIAVGVVMYRRDVLRTPGPWVALALAALLAAPNVVWDALHGWPNLRMDHVLSQQQGGPLASLAKSPELPLLLAGPPLIALWWTGLRWLRSPEGRTHRWLLPATAVVTAVFIAGGGKTYYPAPLLIPLFAAGAAAAPIEWYPRRALHSAVDEAGQSTRGWVSPGLGRGVPETDTAPGRPGPAAARRRWRQRIAPGASQGASGLRAIASASSVRAVAISALFAAIIGLPFLPPAAATALRPVNPELMQTYGWPQFTREVAAAAATQPAGVPIFASDFGEAGALTILGPAAGLRRPVYSGHDSYVYWPPPAGTPDTVLCVGKFQPAYLERFWAQVTEIAPITLPSGLKNAETEQHAAIYLCRQPRGTWEQMWPAMWHVD
- a CDS encoding NUDIX domain-containing protein; amino-acid sequence: MEIVHEVAIVVLTDPAGRVLMQHRGHDADVEPDRWTPPGGHLEPGEDAMTAACRELLEETGLTAVLQPGRVVERVDAAGAGVRFHVFTGRTDARQEDVILGEGQAMRFLTLDEIAIKELVSNADLFLSLV
- a CDS encoding SPFH domain-containing protein, whose product is MADQGRNTYLDDVLANQERLESDLRSKGYAAAGQRAERSAAQVPALAKPPAPSMPSPGMPAPAAPAASTAPSASGGPGRGRAARLQRFAAETDAGRGVEPPGTNGVEVRITGVGRWKTVLVPPNAFVVHTRRGETQPRHIGLGVSFRYRPATDSFLVVPGAMQTILMNAFCICSELQGILVQAYVQWIIEDFGTAYRKLDFSDPVDPMRLVNTQLREQAEAAIKDKVATMSVHEVLSDRQPIIEELTARLRGVAEGAGEAEDGLGLRIVTVQIKEAVVSSKTLWENLQKPFRSEQGRLAALAELAADSVITDSRMAEARKQETRRLSDERELSELRALNGAREFDRDASEQSRRDEQSQGNARKAAEEAHRTRLRTLALERERHEQESVMARLRLEEEQELSRLRLEAELAAARARHAADHDKQLMELERERVRAEIANARSAAALQAELIGRLPQIVEAMPTPSEYKAVTVGGSDAGTLAGIVAQVSAVLSAMKTGE
- a CDS encoding MFS transporter, encoding MSQTDQIADSPPSLPDAVVVPGQRLGGSRAGNKTALLVIACVAQFMVVLDVSIVNVALPAMRGALDLSPTGVQWVVNAYALGFAGLLLFGGRAADLFGAKPVFLTGLVGFTAASLAGGMADTGGLLIAARSVQGLAGAVLAPATMTLIMTTFTDPRERTKALGAWSATMAAGGAMGAVVGGMLTQWVSWRWVLFVNVPIGVALILAAVPLIARTRGRGATLRTLDLPGAITVTLGLTGIVYGVVTTDTHSWGSGAVLAPMVAGAVLLALFVLLEARSKHALVPLRVFRNRSLAVADVAALLIGAGMFAMWFYVSLYLQQVLGFDALQAGFAFVPGSAMIVLGTMLATRALAKIGPRPLLLAGPLVAAVGLAWLSRFPAGGSYTADVLGPLMLLTFGMGLAMTPLAVAGTAGMPRHEAGLASGLINTSRQVGGAIGLAALSTISAHIAAHHGGSLKEATAAGYSGAMVGAAIVVAAAGVVAALLPRRGSEPVKG
- a CDS encoding aminotransferase class V-fold PLP-dependent enzyme — protein: METLDNPLWGDDWTEVRALFDTLQPGHAYLNHGGFGNSPRTVLLGQQQWRARMDANATRFFRRELAPGMATASRAVAEFLGAPAGDSVALVTNVTAATSIAVGSVPLAAGDEFLVTDHGYPTSNRAVERRARDTGASVVTARIPLEADAAEIAETVLAAVTPRTKVALIDHVTSSTARRFPVEELVPALQERGVIVIVDAAHAPGMVPIDLATLNPDFWGGNLHKWGYVPRSAGAFWAAPKWRPVLRNPIVSWGEDDEFPVNLQEIGTNDPTSRLSAPHGISFLRALGPQRVREHNVKLAEYGQAALASALDVDPATLPGDPGVSMRLVPLPVPYDDPRDLQAEISDRLGVEVSVPKWNGLTLLRVSANVYNAPAEYDRLAAGIRALL
- a CDS encoding class I SAM-dependent methyltransferase, giving the protein MNKHEPDPDSLRATRRMSFNADATTYRRGRPPYPNIVFDLLAERCGLKPGVRVLEIGAGSGLATGPLLAAGAHVVAVEPGESLAALLAADHACDRLHITVSDFETADLSPGFDLAVAASALHWLDPATSTQRIATLVRPDGWLAAWWNDFGDVNRPTVFRDRLDAVYHDLLSIETSYRESRSYALDADRWRKQLTAGDFFTDVAIEISEWNQPLTPETARDLWSTFPNIAELPPPARTEFLTRMSGIIDDLGGTVDDPRLTVVYTARRTGRPA
- a CDS encoding glycosyltransferase family 9 protein — translated: MDWSTYPPVGHVIEGMQIAGAYAAANPGLSVSLALPYRSPLELAECCDFLDGVYPVAFDPIGTEFPTDPYAEVPRDFEWTFRCHRRDDPVERGKFPLLARLSDAAAAHFAVPGDAPGLPYRREQNLRLRLPAQARQEADRILSPHVGSGPVLAVLPSGGGERAGYPSTGSWLLMLRELRAAWPDATIVLLGKTAGAHGRRSSAMPQKDAAELMAAVDAVDGYDLPLLVQLALIQRASLLFSPHSGFSFAALTVGTPWLTLSGGAWFEYFHNGVPFHSLLPDTARFPAFGGVAHRTNDSDGSGVREASMTRERIEETIPELLEAASDLIAGRRDYEQCLAAYFPRLLSALGGDKTAMASWDRVHERFIEA